A region of Silurus meridionalis isolate SWU-2019-XX chromosome 15, ASM1480568v1, whole genome shotgun sequence DNA encodes the following proteins:
- the LOC124398219 gene encoding proteasome maturation protein produces the protein MNTRGLRSQLKDSVPVAGLCPQAGSFGVPDTLRRGFSSVKNELLPSHPLELSEKNFQLNQDKMNFSTLRNIQGLHAPLKLQMEYRAARQIQRLPFLPSSNLALDTLRGADESIGFEDILSDPAQCELMGEPHIMTEYKLGIL, from the exons ATG aacACTCGTGGTCTTCGCTCCCAGCTGAAAGACAGTGTCCCGGTGGCAGGGCTATGTCCACAGGCTGGATCTTTTGGTGTTCCTGATACCCTGCGCAGGGG GTTTTCCAGTGTCAAAAACGAGCTTCTGCCTTCACATCCACTAGAACTCTCAGAGAAAAAT TTCCAGCTCAACCAGGACAAAATGAACTTCTCCACGTTAAGGAACATCCAAGGACTTCATGCACCCCTGAAACTCCAGATGGAATACAGAGCAGCCAGACAG ATTCAACGTTTGCCTTTTCTGCCGAGTTCCAACCTCGCACTGGATACACTCAGGGGTGCTGACGAGTCCATCGGATTTGAGGACATTCTCAGTG atccTGCACAGTGCGAGCTGATGGGCGAACCTCACATTATGACCGAGTACAAACTTGGAATTTTGTGA